A single genomic interval of Sceloporus undulatus isolate JIND9_A2432 ecotype Alabama chromosome 2, SceUnd_v1.1, whole genome shotgun sequence harbors:
- the LOC121921250 gene encoding transcription factor Sp5-like, with product MFQLWSNEVPSGSHTTMAFGLPKVPYHGQVAPGSGSSSAHELPLTPPAESTYSFELSPVKMLASSTPPSYPFSEAQDFSSFFQGPRSLGPAGPPGVTSTDDSPWWSLQQPGSFSLGRPLVLSPQPPLAALLQGTPKGLLGTARRCRRCKCPNCQAANGVNEEPGRKKQHVCHLPGCGKVYGKTSHLKAHLRWHAGERPFICSWLYCGKSFTRSDELQRHLRTHTGEKRFVCQMCPKRFMRSDHLAKHIKTHQGKRVRGMAVVSAEAAATVGIKRE from the coding sequence ATGTTCCAGCTCTGGAGCAATGAAGTGCCATCAGGCTCCCACACAACCATGGCTTTCGGGCTGCCCAAGGTGCCATACCATGGGCAGGTGGCACCTGGCAGTGGGAGCAGCTCTGCCCATGAACTGCCCCTGACTCCACCAGCTGAGTCCACCTACTCCTTTGAGTTGTCCCCCGTTAAAATGTTGGCCTCTTCAACGCCCCCTTCATACCCTTTCTCAGAAGCCCAGGATTTTTCCAGCTTTTTTCAAGGCCCTCGGTCTTTGGGCCCGGCTGGTCCTCCAGGTGTAACCTCAACTGATGATTCCCCTTGGTGGAGCCTGCAGCAACCTGGCAGCTTCTCTCTAGGCCGACCACTGGTCCTGAGCCCCCAGCCACCCCTTGCCGCCCTTCTGCAAGGCACCCCCAAAGGGTTGCTGGGCACAGCCCGCCGCTGCCGCCGTTGCAAGTGCCCCAACTGCCAGGCAGCAAATGGGGTCAATGAGGAGCCTGGGCGGAAGAAGCAACACGTCTGCCACCTACCAGGCTGTGGCAAGGTCTATGGCAAAACATCGCACTTGAAGGCCCATCTCCGCTGGCATGCAGGCGAGCGACCCTTCATCTGCTCCTGGCTCTACTGTGGGAAAAGCTTTACCCGCTCGGATGAACTGCAGAGGCACCTCCGGACACACACAGGCGAGAAACGCTTTGTCTGCCagatgtgtcctaagaggttcATGCGGAGTGACCACCTGGCCAAACACATCAAGACCCACCAGGGGAAGCGTGTAAGGGGCATGGCAGTAGtgtcagcagaagcagcagcaacagtgggCATCAAGAGGGAATAA